Within the Candidatus Hydrogenedentota bacterium genome, the region CAGGGCGGCGGCGGCGGCGCGGGCGGCTCCGGCTGCTTCGGAGGAGGAGGCGGCTGAGGTGCTGGCGGCTGAGGAGATCATGAAGCCCGGGATGGTCTTGGGAACCAAAGGTATAACCGGGCAACCGGCGGCGGTGGCGGCGGCGGCGGCGGCGGCGCAAATAACCAAGGCAATGGCGGCAACGGCGCCGGTGCTGACCAGATCTTGGGTTACCCGCCTTGGCCAGCTGTTGGTGCTGCTGGTACTGCCTCCGGTGCCGGGAACACGGTGAGCCGGGGCGGCAATGGCGGCAACGGCGGCCAGGGCGGCCAGGGTGCCACAGGCGGCGTTGGCGGCGCGGGCGGCGGCGCGATAATCCTCGGCTCGACCGGTGTGACCCGTTTCGGAGGCGCGGTTGACATCTCGGCCGGTGCGCGCGGGACGGTGAGTAGCGGCTCTACGGGCGCGGCGGGAACTGCGGGTTCTGCCGGGCAAGGCTCCTCAGGCAGGTCCAATGGTGGTGCCGCTGGGAGCAGAAACAATGCGAATGGCAGAAATGGAGGCCAGGGTGGCATAAGCGGCGTGGGCGGCACGGGTGCCGCGGGCGCAGCGGGCGGTTCCGGCGGCAACGGCGGCCAGGGCGGCTACGGTCTCCCAGGCAACCTGAAGCTGCAGGGCTCCATCGTGCTGGCGAAGACCAACGCTGACACGGGCCAGGCCTCAACCGGCCAGATCGTTGTGGACACGAACATCGCCTCCACAAACGCGATCCACAAGGGCCAGGCCACGGTCATTTCGAACAACTCGACCAACTTCACCTTCTATTCGAACTACAGCCAACCCGGGTTCAACAGCGGCCGTCTGACGACGGGCCGCGCGGCGAACCCGGCGGTGCTGATGGGGCCGAATCCCTATTGGCTTGTGGACAGCATCATGCAGGAGACCCCGTACATTGGTGACATGCTCGGTGAGCGCGCGTCCACCTATGGTTGGTTGAAGGACAACTACTGGAACAAGACGCTTACGGCGTCCGTGGGCTTCCAGGCTGCGGGCGTGACCCCGATCCGGTTCAAGCGCATCGCGGACGCGTCGAAAAACTTCGCGGGCTACGCCCAGATTCTGATCGTCAACACCGGCGCTGAGGACATCAGCGGCGTGACCCTGAAGATCGGCGACAACCCGGCGAAGATGCTTGACGGCGTCACCGGCCCCGACAAGGTGGCCCAGGAGCCCGGTCTGCTGAAGGCCGGCCAGACGTGGACCATTGCCGTCCCGACGACCGTCACGGCGGGCATGATCCAGATCGGCTTCCAGCCGACCATGGCCGTTGACCCGGCGGTGATTGACCTCGAGTGCACCGACGTGTTCACGGAAGAGGACGCCATCACGGGCGTGACCGCCAGCGACCGCAAGTACGGCACGGCCCCCGTGCCGTTCCCGGTGGAGTCGCTGGTGATGGGCGGCTATGACGCCCTGAACCTCGGCGTGCCCGGCGACTACACCCTGACCTATGACGTGACCGACAACGACGGCATCGCCGCCGTGCAGGTCTCGCGTCTGATCCGCGTCCGCGACACCATCAAGCCGACCATCAACGGGACGCGCAACTTCAACGCGTACAAGCAGCAGACGGTCTCGATGGCCCAGGCGATGGAGGGCGTGAGCGCCGACGACGCCTGCGACCTTGTGCTTCCGGTCGTGACGGTCGAGGCTTTCGAGTCCACGGACCAGAGCTTCACGACGCCGCTGGCGTGGCCGCTGAGCAAGCCGGACGCGGTGTTCTACCCGTACATCTACATCCTCCGCTACACCGTCATGGACGACTCGGGCAACCTTGAGACGGTGCTGAAGGGTCTGACGATTGTGGACAACCCGCCGGTGGTGATCACCGTCGCGGGTGACGACCCGGTCGTCATCGAGTGCCCGGCCCCGTATGAGGACGCGGGCGCCACGGCGGTGGACGAGGTGAATCCGGAAGCGCCGGTCGCTATCGGCGTCACGGGTCTTCCGATTGACACCGGCGTCCCCGGCACCTACACGGTGACCTACCGTGCGCAGGACCCCGTGACCCTGATCTGGACCGAGGCGACCCGCACGGTCGAGGTCGTTGACACGGCGGCCCCGGTGATCGAGCTTGCCGGACGCAACCCGCTCGGCTGGCAGACCGGCACGGCCTTCGAGGACCCGGGCTTCACCGCGACAGATGTGTGCCTTGGCGACATGACGGACGACGTGGTTGTCGGCGGCGACGTGGTTGACGCGGACACGCCCGGCGAGTACACCATCACCTACACGGCCGACGACGGCATCAACCCGGCAACGGTTGTCGAGCGCCTGGTCATCGTGGGCGACCTGCTGACGTTCCTGAACAAGTCCGACGGCGG harbors:
- a CDS encoding DUF5011 domain-containing protein; this encodes MGGTGAAGAAGGSGGNGGQGGYGLPGNLKLQGSIVLAKTNADTGQASTGQIVVDTNIASTNAIHKGQATVISNNSTNFTFYSNYSQPGFNSGRLTTGRAANPAVLMGPNPYWLVDSIMQETPYIGDMLGERASTYGWLKDNYWNKTLTASVGFQAAGVTPIRFKRIADASKNFAGYAQILIVNTGAEDISGVTLKIGDNPAKMLDGVTGPDKVAQEPGLLKAGQTWTIAVPTTVTAGMIQIGFQPTMAVDPAVIDLECTDVFTEEDAITGVTASDRKYGTAPVPFPVESLVMGGYDALNLGVPGDYTLTYDVTDNDGIAAVQVSRLIRVRDTIKPTINGTRNFNAYKQQTVSMAQAMEGVSADDACDLVLPVVTVEAFESTDQSFTTPLAWPLSKPDAVFYPYIYILRYTVMDDSGNLETVLKGLTIVDNPPVVITVAGDDPVVIECPAPYEDAGATAVDEVNPEAPVAIGVTGLPIDTGVPGTYTVTYRAQDPVTLIWTEATRTVEVVDTAAPVIELAGRNPLGWQTGTAFEDPGFTATDVCLGDMTDDVVVGGDVVDADTPGEYTITYTADDGINPATVVERLVIVGDLLTFLNKSDGGQLYNNEPASDPLTLWVEFENGILPSQYQWFMTVDGGDPVPVGDPVPLGQKDNGPVLAELVVDPVDYAAGDYVFNVVVTDATGEIPSEGIAVEIKGHLAITADLEDAMVLPGMTFEWSVGVEGGMGEVNIQWQKDDGSKAFVPVSDGGGIAGSGTDTLTFTNFVNDMAGVYQVEVTDDLEGIIIGPAELTMGSGVPVAGGLGLAALAALAALGGAISIRRRK